In Falco biarmicus isolate bFalBia1 chromosome 6, bFalBia1.pri, whole genome shotgun sequence, the following are encoded in one genomic region:
- the CENPO gene encoding centromere protein O, which produces MEGGKACAPSGVFAHLEMLEVQSHEAAVKQEEMEQQEEKLARLKATVQELRLRRDELQAKVDLQQKGQLGKEGVTLPPAQPSAQAVLEWKIKSLKAMLRLFYLTGISGKLTKKGVCFCISTAYEGTYLDSYYLDLLTEPEVQIYRHSVPIFIPLEEIAKKYLQTDIRRFLSVLSDHLNAYVQRRYQADQLQKHFSDQIEGKLQRNSLCDLLVFNYNVSRKSKTFLFKVRLLYGDLCCSLPTEAVVSCASDAPASVAEMAAAHSGLFRRVALHKAFRSFGSA; this is translated from the exons ATGGAGGGGGGGAAAGCTTGTGCACCAAGCG GAGTGTTTGCTCACCTGGAAATGCTGGAGGTGCAGTCTCATGAGGCAGCTGTGAAGCAGGAGGAAATGGAGCAGCAAGAAGAGAAGCTGGCCAGGCTGAAAGCAACAGTTCAGGAGCTGAGACTCCGGAGGGATGAGCTGCAGGCTAAGGTGGATCTGCAGCAAAAGGGG CAACTTGGGAAAGAAGGAGTCACGCTGCCTCCGGCACAGCCCAGTGCTCAGGCTGTTTTGGAGTGGAAGATAAAAAGCCTTAAGGCCATGCTGCGGCTCTTTTACCTCACAG GGATCAGCGGGAAGCTGACCAAGAAGGGAGTGTGTTTCTGCATCAGCACGGCTTACGAGGGCACCTACTTGGATTCTTACTACCTGGACCTGCTCACCGAGCCAGAAGTGCAGATTTACCGCCACTCTGTCCCCATCTTCATCCCCCTGGAGGAGATAGCCAAGAAGTACTTGCAGACGGACATCAGGCGCTTCTTGTCTGTCCTGTCTGACCACCTGAATGCTTACGTTCAGAGGAGGTACCAGGCAGACCAGTTACAG AAACACTTTTCGGACCAGATAGAAGGAAAGTTGCAGAGGAACTCCTTGTGTGACTTGCTGGTCTTTAATTACAACGTGTCAAGGAAAAGCAAGACCTTTCTGTTTAAGGTGAGGCTGCTTTATGGAGATCTCTGTTGCAGCCTCCCCACTGAAGCAGTCGTTTCCTGCGCAT CGGACGCTCCCGCATCTGTAGCAGAGATGGCAGCAGCTCACTCGGGCCTGTTTCGCCGTGTGGCCCTGCACAAAGCCTTCCGCTCCTTCGGCAGCGCGTGA
- the PTRHD1 gene encoding putative peptidyl-tRNA hydrolase PTRHD1 isoform X2: protein MAAAAAAAAALVQYVVLRGDLGRPPRSWPLGAVVAQGCHAALAAAHAHRQHPDTRAYLELGGAMRTVVLEAPDEAALTALAETLKQHDIDHEVWTEQPENVATCLALRPYPKDQVQQHLKKFKLLK from the exons cagcggcggcggcggcggcggcggcgctggtGCAATACGTGGTGCTGCGCGGGGACCTAGGCCGGCCGCCGCGGTCGTGGCCGCTGGGCGCGGTAGTAGCGCAGGGCTGCCACGCCGCCCTGGCCGCCGCGCATGCGCACCGGCAGCACCCCGACACCCGCGCCTACCTGGAGTTGGGCGGCGCCATGCGCACGGTGGTGCTGGAG GCTCCAGATGAGGCTGCCCTGACGGCGCTGGCAGAGACCCTGAAGCAGCACGACATAGACCACGAAGTGTGGACCGAGCAGCCTGAGAACGTGGCCACCTGCCTGGCGCTCCGGCCCTACCCAAAGGACCAAGTGCAGCAGCACCTGAAGAAATTCAAATTGCTAAAGTGA
- the PTRHD1 gene encoding putative peptidyl-tRNA hydrolase PTRHD1 isoform X1, protein MAAPGAAAAAAAAALVQYVVLRGDLGRPPRSWPLGAVVAQGCHAALAAAHAHRQHPDTRAYLELGGAMRTVVLEAPDEAALTALAETLKQHDIDHEVWTEQPENVATCLALRPYPKDQVQQHLKKFKLLK, encoded by the exons ATGGCGGCGCCTggagcagcggcggcggcggcggcggcggcgctggtGCAATACGTGGTGCTGCGCGGGGACCTAGGCCGGCCGCCGCGGTCGTGGCCGCTGGGCGCGGTAGTAGCGCAGGGCTGCCACGCCGCCCTGGCCGCCGCGCATGCGCACCGGCAGCACCCCGACACCCGCGCCTACCTGGAGTTGGGCGGCGCCATGCGCACGGTGGTGCTGGAG GCTCCAGATGAGGCTGCCCTGACGGCGCTGGCAGAGACCCTGAAGCAGCACGACATAGACCACGAAGTGTGGACCGAGCAGCCTGAGAACGTGGCCACCTGCCTGGCGCTCCGGCCCTACCCAAAGGACCAAGTGCAGCAGCACCTGAAGAAATTCAAATTGCTAAAGTGA